The genome window AAGTGAATTTGTTTAATGAATTTCGTGAAAAAACATTTCCTTGTGCTTTAGCTACATATTCCTCTAAGTAATGGTGATGCCATAAACTGGCAATTCCATTGTTATTATTAAAACCACTAGGTAACTGCACAAAAACAACATCGGTACCTGCAGTAGGTAAAAATATGGGACTTGGGAATAAATTAATGGAGTTTGCATCAAACTCTTGGTCAACATTTTTTGGTCGCCAGTCACGGCCATTGGCATCAGCACGTAACTGAACAAAAAACCTTGAAACGGTAGCATCAAAACTAAAACGTTTATTAACAGATTGTTTATAGTTAATTACCTGCATATAAGCATCGTGGGTAAACGTATTGGCATTATCCATTTGCTCGCTAAAGTTATATTGGTAACCCGGTTGAAAAGGCACATCATTACCAAAAATACGCAACATATTAATATCCTGATTAATAGTTAACGACCTTAAAAGACTGAAAGTGAATTTTTTGCTATTACTTAAATCGTAATTTACTTTTATAAATGCACTCCACTTATTATCTTGGTAAGGGCTCCAATCCGTATTGTTATAAAGCGATGATTTAACTTGTTTGGCCGGGTTCAGGTAAAACTCATCAGTAAAAGCAGCACGTAAAGCTACTGAAAACTTTACCTTATTTTTTAAAGCTTTTTTCAAAAGGGGGCCACTTAAGTTAAGTTCGCCCACTTGTGTATTCCAATTGGCTCGTGAGGTATTATTAAAACCAAAATTATCCCTTTTATAGCTGGCATTTACTTCGTATTTATCGCCACCTCTTTTTGTTTTTGTACTAATTACCCCTGCCGTAGCATCGCCCACTTCAGCTCCAATACCACCTGTAGTAATTTCAATTTCACTAATGGCATTTGAGCCAATGTCAAGTCCAAAACCTGTTCCCGCTAAAGGGTCGGTAACAGAAACACCGTCAATATAAGTACCTGTTTCGTAAGTTCTACCACCGCGAATATTCACACCAGCAGGCGATTGTACTACACCGGGTTGTGTATTTACCAATTGTTGTAACTGGCGCGAAGGTCCTAAATCAATATTGTCCTGGCTAATGGTATTAACAGTTTGTGGTTTATCAACATCAATTAAGGGTTTTTTACCTACAATAACTATTTCGTCCATATTGGTACTGGCAGGAGTCATTTCAATAGTTCCAATATTGGTTGTTTGGCCTGCTTTTACTATTACTTCCGTTTTTAAAGTAGTTTTAAATCCTAAATATTTTATTTCAAGATTGTACTCACCAACCTTCATGTTTTTAATAGTAAAAATACCATCGCTATTGGTTTGGGCACCAAAAGAACTTCCTTTTACTACTACTGTTACACCTATAAGTGTTTCATTTCTTTTAGCATCAATTACTTTACCCGTAATGTTACCAATATTTTGCCCAATTAATTGAGTAGTAAGTAAACAGAATAATAAAGCCGTATAAATATATTTCATGAAATAGCTGAATCAATAAAAGGCTTGCAAAATAGTTGTTTGTATTTGTTTTGCATAATTAAGTTTATGTTGTGTAGGCTTGTGCAAACATTTTTATAATGCCGGTTGACTGATTGTTGTTTGAAAACCGCCAATGCACGGGAATTTACTTTTGTTACAATTCAATTATCCTGCACTTTGAGTATAAATTAATGGCATGGTTTTAGTTATTTTTTGTTATGCTTGCAATACTAAAATTGTAATCGCAAAAATAATATGAAACGAATATTTTTATTTCTTTTACTAATACCATTTATCGCCAAAGCTGATGTGTTTGATGATGTGGTTGCTTCTATTAGAACCAATAATAGCGATGTAGTAGCAAAATATTTAAACCAAAGCGTTGAACTTACTTTGTTAGAAACGGAAAGTTTGTGCAGTAAAGCACAGGCTGAACAAATGCTAAAAAAGTTTTTTGATAAATATCCTTCTAAAACAATTGTTATTAAACACCGTGGATCTTCTGCACAGGGTGCCAAATACGCTATAGCTACTTACGAAACAGCTTCGGGTATGAAAATGCGATTATATATTTTCATGAAAGATAACTTAGTACATGAATTAAAGGCAGAACGAGAATAAAATTGAAGTAACAGTTTTACATTTATTAAAATTTAAAATAGCATATAATTATAGCCTATGGAGAATCCATTAGAGAAGATAACAGAACTGTTATTAAATAAATCATCGACTAAGCAATTAGCATTTCGTACTACCAAGCAAGCTTTTTCTATTTTAAAAACAGAGCTTAAGCAAATAGAAACAGCATTAATACCTAGTATAACAGCTGTTGACAAAAACGTAGAAGTAAAATATACCGATAAAGGTGAATTAGAAATTCATTTAAAGTTTAGTGGCGATACACTGGTTTTTATGATGCACACCAATGTGTTTGATTTTGATGAGCAACATGCGGTAGCCAAATCGCGTTATGTACAACAAGATGCATTAAGAGAGTTTTGCGGATTAATTCAGGTCTATAATTTTTTGAGTGATTCTATAAAATATAACCGCGAAGCAGATGCCGGTTTTTTGGTGGCACGCATTTTTGTCAATAAAGAAAACCATTTTTTTGTAGAAGGTAAAAAACCATTTTCATTTTTATATAACGATTTTGAAAAACAGGTTTTTGATAACAAAGCAGCTCATGACATTATTGTAGAAGCCATCAAGTTTACACTTAATTTCGATTTAAAGATGCCTCCTTTTGATGCGGCTCAATTTATTAGTCTGGAGCAAAAAAATATGATGAGTTATAGTAGTGGTATTCCAACACAAAAACAATTAGGGTTTACTATTACAAAAGAAAACACCGAAAATAATTACTAAAAAAAATCCCCATTTGCAATTACAAATGGGGATTTTTTTATACCAATTCTTCGTCTTCTACTTCGGCAAATAAAAAGTCTTTCTCAACCCTTAAATTATTGATGATAAAGTTTTGCCTGTCCATGGTGTTTTTACCCATATAATATTCCAGTAATTTTTGAATAGTAGTTTCCTGGTTTAACAGAACTGGTTTTAAGCGGATATCTTTACCAATAAATAAACCAAACTCTTCCGGGCTAATTTCACCCAATCCTTTAAATCGGGTAATTTCAGGTTTTCCTTTTAACTCATGAATGGCTCTTTGTTTCTCTTCTTCGTTATAGCAGTAAATAGTTTTTTGCTTATTACGTACACGGAATAAAGGAGTTTCTAAAATATACAAATGCCCGTTTTTAACCAAATCAGGGAAAAACTGCAGGAAGAAAGTCATAATCAATAAACGAATATGCATACCATCCACATCCGCATCAGTTGAAATAACTATTTGGTTGTAACGCAAATCATCAATGCTTTCTTCAATATTTAAGGCATGTTGCAACAAGTTAAATTCTTCATTTTCATAAACAATTTTTTTGGTCAGTCCGTAACAGTTTAGTGGTTTGCCACGTAAACTGAATACAGCTTGCAACTCTACATTTCTACTTTTAGTTATACTTCCACTTGCACTATCACCTTCGGTAATAAACAAAGTAGTATCAAAGCGTTTATCAGTTGTATTGTCGTTATAATGCAAACGGCAATCGCGTAATTTTTTGTTATGTAAATTAGCTTTTTTAGCACGCTCATTGGCTAACTTACGTACCCCGGCTATTTCTTTACGTTCACGCTCACTTTGCATAATACGCTTTAATAAAGCGTCAGCACTTTCAGGATGTTTATGTAAGTAATCGTCTAATTCCTTTTTTACATAATCAACAATAAATTGCTTTAAACTAGGCCCGTCAGGGTAAATAGCAGTAGAGCCTAACTTTGTTTTGGTTTGACTTTCGAAAACAGGTTCCTGAATACGTACACTTACGGCAGCTACTATACTTTGGCGTATATCTGCTAAGTCAAACTCCTTTTTATAAAACTCGCGTACTGTTTTGGCAAAGGCCTCTCTAAAATAAATTAAATGCGTTCCACCCATGGTGGTATGCTGTCCGTTTACAAAAGAGTAATATTCTTCGCCATATTGATTTTCGTGGCTAATAGCCAATTCAATATCTTCCGATTTTAAATGGATAATAGGGTAACGTAAATCTTCTTCGTTGGTTTTACGTTTCAATAAATCCAATAAACCATTTTTCGAAAAATACTTTTCACCATTAAAATTAATAGTTAAGCCGGCATTTAAATAAGTGTAATTCCAAATCTGGTTAACAATAAACTCATTGATATACCTGTAATTTCTAAAAATAGTTTCGTCAGCTATAAAAGTAATTAAAGTGCCATCAGGCTCCATGGTATCATTAATCTTGTGGTCTTTTACCAGTTGTCCTTTTTCAAACTCAGCCGCTTTTGATTTACCTTGGCGGTACGATTGTACTTTAAACGAAGCCGATAAAGCATTTACAGCCTTGGTTCCCACACCGTTTAATCCTACCGATTTTTTAAATGCTCCACTATCGTATTTACCACCGGTATTTATTTGACTTACACAGTCAATTACTTTACCTAAAGGAATACCACGTCCAAAATCGCGTACGGATACTTTATTGTCGTCAATTTTTATATCAATAACACGGCCATTACCCATTACAAACTCATCTATTGAGTTATCGATAATTTCTTTTATAAGCACATAAATACCATCATCTACCGAACTACCATCGCCCAGTTTTCCAATATACATTCCCGGACGAAGACGAATGTGTTCGCGCCAATCGAGCGAGCGTATCGAGTCTTCGGTATAATTAACTTCTTCTGCCATATTGCATCCAATTTTAAAAGGCAAAAATAAGCTAGTTTAAGAGCTCTTTTATTTAAATTTATCAACTAAATATTTTGTGCTTAAACAGAGCGAGTTAACGGTAAATGCAATGAATACGGAAATTGAAATGAGTTTTAGTAATTTGTTTTTTAAACTTATAAACAGCTTTTATTGAGTGCGGTGTAAAATGTAATAGTCTCCCGAAACTATTTAGATAAAATATAAATTAGATACGTAAAACACTGTCGAAATGTTCTTAATTTTCGAAAGTGCTTTTTATTATAAATTTTTGTTGGTATTTATTTTTCCAAAAAATTAATTAATGCTACATTGCGACCACTTTTGAAAAAAGGTACATTTTACATCGTAAAACAACAATTTTTATAATATGGCATTTGATATTGAAATGATTAAAGCTGTATACGCCAGAATGGATGAACGTATAGCAGCCGCTCGCAAAGCAGTAAATAAACCTTTAACTTTAACGGAGAAAATTTTGTATAGCCATCTAACTCAAGGCAATGCAACTACCAGTTATGTAAGAGGTAAAAGTTATGTTGATTTTGGACCGGACAGGGTAGCCATGCAAGATGCAACGGCTCAAATGGCTTTATTACAATTCATGCAATCAGGCCGTCCAAAAGTAGCAGTTCCTTCTACTGTTCATTGCGATCACTTAATTACAGCTAAAAATGGTGCTGACGAAGATT of Bacteroidota bacterium contains these proteins:
- a CDS encoding TonB-dependent receptor, with the translated sequence MKYIYTALLFCLLTTQLIGQNIGNITGKVIDAKRNETLIGVTVVVKGSSFGAQTNSDGIFTIKNMKVGEYNLEIKYLGFKTTLKTEVIVKAGQTTNIGTIEMTPASTNMDEIVIVGKKPLIDVDKPQTVNTISQDNIDLGPSRQLQQLVNTQPGVVQSPAGVNIRGGRTYETGTYIDGVSVTDPLAGTGFGLDIGSNAISEIEITTGGIGAEVGDATAGVISTKTKRGGDKYEVNASYKRDNFGFNNTSRANWNTQVGELNLSGPLLKKALKNKVKFSVALRAAFTDEFYLNPAKQVKSSLYNNTDWSPYQDNKWSAFIKVNYDLSNSKKFTFSLLRSLTINQDINMLRIFGNDVPFQPGYQYNFSEQMDNANTFTHDAYMQVINYKQSVNKRFSFDATVSRFFVQLRADANGRDWRPKNVDQEFDANSINLFPSPIFLPTAGTDVVFVQLPSGFNNNNGIASLWHHHYLEEYVAKAQGNVFSRNSLNKFTFGFEMKFQEMLWIDVVRPWVGAPITLSDGSQSQSFRLGQQSDVWKVNPRRGGFYITDQIKYKGLVASIGGRFEYWAPGQYIDDAIANSNSPIRDEVRADFLSLTTKIGDMRYKFRFLPKISASFPIAENQMLYFNYGHSTILPHPSYIYPGLNPLYQDRSTAATVGNPNLNPEVDISYEIGLRSQITTNDALTVSAFWKDKYDFVTTASVIIKDVTGRDVTRTMRINSDYARSRGIELGYIKRIGTWYQGQASVTYMVTTGQSASANEKLKQLLASGAVEDTKEYFLPWDVPIDFKTNHVFKIARKKGFFNKSWLNNMSFYFETVTRSGIRYTPAIFQRVDAQTGRPIYVTDPNPDARWSKIGDYWFWADFTFTKYMKFKKVNVSWNIQITNIFNNQNASIINPVTGSAYANGDNVPETWTDPRYNDPRLGNGGPPPTNPARYLQQRHIMVGMAVKF
- a CDS encoding DUF4783 domain-containing protein, whose translation is MKRIFLFLLLIPFIAKADVFDDVVASIRTNNSDVVAKYLNQSVELTLLETESLCSKAQAEQMLKKFFDKYPSKTIVIKHRGSSAQGAKYAIATYETASGMKMRLYIFMKDNLVHELKAERE
- a CDS encoding DNA topoisomerase IV subunit B, which codes for MAEEVNYTEDSIRSLDWREHIRLRPGMYIGKLGDGSSVDDGIYVLIKEIIDNSIDEFVMGNGRVIDIKIDDNKVSVRDFGRGIPLGKVIDCVSQINTGGKYDSGAFKKSVGLNGVGTKAVNALSASFKVQSYRQGKSKAAEFEKGQLVKDHKINDTMEPDGTLITFIADETIFRNYRYINEFIVNQIWNYTYLNAGLTINFNGEKYFSKNGLLDLLKRKTNEEDLRYPIIHLKSEDIELAISHENQYGEEYYSFVNGQHTTMGGTHLIYFREAFAKTVREFYKKEFDLADIRQSIVAAVSVRIQEPVFESQTKTKLGSTAIYPDGPSLKQFIVDYVKKELDDYLHKHPESADALLKRIMQSERERKEIAGVRKLANERAKKANLHNKKLRDCRLHYNDNTTDKRFDTTLFITEGDSASGSITKSRNVELQAVFSLRGKPLNCYGLTKKIVYENEEFNLLQHALNIEESIDDLRYNQIVISTDADVDGMHIRLLIMTFFLQFFPDLVKNGHLYILETPLFRVRNKQKTIYCYNEEEKQRAIHELKGKPEITRFKGLGEISPEEFGLFIGKDIRLKPVLLNQETTIQKLLEYYMGKNTMDRQNFIINNLRVEKDFLFAEVEDEELV